A stretch of Pseudomonas sp. 7SR1 DNA encodes these proteins:
- a CDS encoding ABC transporter substrate-binding protein yields MKPLAKTLLVSTCLTFSSVSFGAQTLTIATVNNSDMIRMQKLSKTFETEHPDIKLNWVVLEENVLRQRLTTDIATQGGQFDVLTIGMYEAALWGAKGWLEPMKDLPASYDLDDVFPSVRDGLSVKGTLYALPFYAESSITYYRTDLFKNAGLTMPERPTWTQIGEFAEKLTDKSKEQYGLCLRGKAGWGENMALITTLANGFGARWFDEKWQPQFNGPEWKDALNFYVDNMKKSGPPGASSNGFNENLALFNSGKCAMWVDASVAGSFVTDKTQSKVADHVGFTFAPREKTDKGTSWMYSWSLAIPTSSKAKDAAKVFTTWATSKEYGQLVAKTDGIANVPPGTRTSTYSDEYMKAAPFAKVTLESLKVADPKAPTLKPVPYVGIQLVTIPEFQAIGTQVGKFFSGALTGQQTVDQALTAAQSTTEREMKRAGYPK; encoded by the coding sequence ATGAAACCTTTGGCAAAAACCCTGCTTGTCTCCACTTGCTTGACCTTCAGCAGCGTCAGTTTCGGCGCACAGACCCTCACCATTGCCACCGTCAACAACAGCGACATGATCCGCATGCAGAAACTCTCGAAGACCTTCGAGACAGAGCATCCGGACATCAAGTTGAATTGGGTGGTGCTTGAAGAAAATGTCCTGCGCCAGCGCCTGACCACCGACATCGCCACCCAGGGCGGGCAGTTCGACGTCTTGACCATTGGCATGTACGAAGCCGCACTGTGGGGCGCCAAGGGTTGGCTGGAACCCATGAAGGACCTGCCGGCTTCCTACGACCTGGACGACGTCTTCCCTTCCGTGCGCGATGGCCTGTCGGTCAAGGGTACGCTGTACGCCTTGCCGTTCTACGCCGAAAGCTCGATCACCTATTACCGCACCGACCTGTTCAAGAACGCTGGGCTGACCATGCCCGAACGCCCGACCTGGACCCAGATCGGCGAGTTCGCGGAAAAACTCACCGACAAATCCAAGGAACAGTATGGCCTGTGCCTGCGGGGCAAGGCCGGTTGGGGCGAGAACATGGCCCTGATCACGACCCTGGCAAACGGCTTTGGCGCGCGCTGGTTCGATGAGAAATGGCAGCCACAATTCAATGGCCCCGAGTGGAAGGATGCGCTGAACTTCTACGTCGACAACATGAAGAAATCCGGCCCTCCGGGTGCTTCCAGCAACGGTTTCAACGAGAACCTGGCGCTGTTCAACAGCGGCAAGTGCGCGATGTGGGTCGATGCCAGCGTGGCCGGTTCGTTCGTGACCGACAAGACCCAGAGCAAGGTGGCCGATCACGTCGGGTTCACTTTCGCCCCCCGGGAAAAAACCGACAAGGGCACCTCATGGATGTACTCCTGGTCCCTGGCCATCCCCACCAGCTCCAAAGCCAAGGACGCGGCCAAGGTCTTTACCACCTGGGCGACGTCCAAGGAATACGGCCAATTGGTCGCCAAGACCGACGGCATCGCCAACGTACCGCCAGGCACCCGCACCTCGACGTACAGCGATGAGTACATGAAGGCCGCACCGTTTGCCAAGGTGACGCTGGAGTCGCTGAAAGTCGCCGACCCGAAAGCCCCTACCCTCAAGCCCGTGCCTTATGTCGGCATTCAGTTGGTGACCATCCCCGAATTCCAGGCCATTGGCACCCAGGTAGGCAAGTTCTTTTCCGGCGCGCTGACCGGACAACAGACCGTGGACCAGGCCTTGACGGCCGCGCAGTCCACCACCGAACGCGAGATGAAACGCGCTGGGTATCCCAAGTAG
- a CDS encoding carbohydrate ABC transporter permease: MNSSTTTVKAPLEIAPPVRKVRVANPGWFLVSPSVALLLLWMIVPLGMTVYFSMIRYNLLYPGENEFVGLENFTYFLTDSGFMPGATNTLLLVGSVLLISVVFGVLISALLEASEFFGRGIVRVLLISPFFIMPTVGALIWKNLIFHPVSGILASVWKLFGAQPVDWLAHYPLLSIIIIVSWQWLPFAILILMTAMQSLDQEQKEAARLDGAGPIAIFWHLTLPHLARPIAVVLMIETIFLLSVFAEIFTTTNGGPGYASTNLAYLIYNQALVQFDVGMASAGGLIAVVIANIAAIILVRMIGKNLTDKH; encoded by the coding sequence ATGAATAGCTCAACGACAACTGTCAAAGCCCCACTCGAGATAGCCCCACCGGTACGCAAGGTCCGTGTGGCCAACCCCGGCTGGTTCCTGGTCAGCCCTTCGGTGGCCCTGTTGCTGCTGTGGATGATCGTGCCACTGGGCATGACTGTCTACTTCTCGATGATCCGCTATAACCTGCTCTACCCCGGCGAAAACGAATTCGTGGGGCTGGAGAACTTCACGTACTTCCTGACCGACTCGGGGTTCATGCCCGGCGCCACCAATACATTGCTGCTGGTCGGCAGCGTGCTGCTGATCAGCGTCGTGTTCGGGGTATTGATCAGCGCATTGCTGGAGGCCAGCGAATTCTTCGGGCGCGGGATCGTGCGGGTGCTGCTGATCTCGCCGTTCTTCATCATGCCCACCGTGGGGGCGCTGATCTGGAAGAACCTGATCTTCCATCCGGTCTCGGGAATCCTCGCCTCGGTGTGGAAGCTGTTCGGTGCCCAACCGGTGGACTGGCTGGCCCATTACCCGTTGCTATCGATCATCATCATCGTGAGCTGGCAATGGCTACCCTTTGCGATCCTGATCCTGATGACCGCCATGCAGTCCCTCGATCAGGAGCAGAAAGAAGCTGCCCGCCTCGACGGCGCCGGGCCGATCGCGATCTTCTGGCACCTGACCCTGCCGCACCTGGCCCGTCCGATCGCCGTGGTGCTGATGATCGAAACCATTTTCCTGCTGTCGGTGTTCGCCGAAATCTTCACCACCACCAACGGCGGTCCCGGCTATGCCTCCACCAACCTGGCCTACCTGATCTACAACCAGGCGCTGGTGCAGTTCGACGTCGGCATGGCGTCGGCCGGTGGCTTGATTGCCGTGGTCATCGCCAACATCGCCGCCATCATCCTGGTTCGGATGATCGGCAAAAACCTCACCGACAAGCACTGA
- a CDS encoding carbohydrate ABC transporter permease, which produces MTLQQSRRLQSLLLGTLAWAIAIVIFFPIFWMVLTSFKTEIDAFATPPQFIFAPTLENYLHINERSNYFSFAWNSVVVSFSATALCLLIAVPAAYSMAFYETQRTKGTLLWMLSTKMLPPVGVLMPIYLLAKQFGLLDTRVALIIIYTLINLPIVVWMIYTYFKDIPRDILEAARLDGATLWQEMVRVLLPIAKGGLASTVLLSLILCWNEAFWSLNLTSSKAAPLTALIASYSSPEGLFWAKLSAVSTLACAPILIFGWISQKQLVRGLSFGAVK; this is translated from the coding sequence ATGACTCTTCAACAATCCCGTCGGCTGCAAAGCCTGCTGCTGGGTACGCTGGCCTGGGCCATCGCGATCGTGATCTTCTTCCCGATCTTCTGGATGGTGCTGACCAGCTTCAAGACCGAAATCGACGCGTTCGCCACGCCGCCGCAATTCATTTTTGCGCCGACGCTGGAGAACTATCTGCACATCAACGAGCGCAGCAACTACTTCAGTTTCGCCTGGAACTCGGTGGTGGTGTCCTTCAGCGCCACGGCCCTCTGCCTGCTGATCGCAGTACCGGCGGCCTACTCCATGGCGTTCTACGAAACCCAGCGCACCAAAGGCACCCTGCTGTGGATGCTCTCCACCAAGATGCTGCCGCCGGTGGGCGTGCTGATGCCGATCTACCTGCTGGCCAAGCAGTTCGGCCTGCTGGATACCCGGGTCGCACTGATCATCATCTACACACTGATCAACCTGCCCATCGTGGTCTGGATGATTTACACCTACTTCAAGGACATTCCCCGCGACATCCTCGAGGCCGCGCGCCTGGACGGCGCCACCCTATGGCAGGAGATGGTCCGCGTGCTGCTGCCGATCGCCAAGGGCGGGCTGGCATCCACTGTGCTGCTGTCGCTGATCCTGTGCTGGAACGAGGCGTTCTGGTCGCTGAACCTCACCTCGTCCAAGGCTGCGCCGCTGACGGCGCTGATCGCTTCCTACTCCAGCCCTGAAGGTCTGTTCTGGGCCAAATTGTCGGCCGTCTCGACCCTGGCCTGCGCGCCGATCCTGATTTTCGGCTGGATCAGCCAGAAACAGCTGGTGCGCGGTTTGTCCTTCGGCGCCGTCAAGTAA
- a CDS encoding ABC transporter ATP-binding protein — protein sequence MANLKIKNLQKGFEGFSIIKGIDLEVNDREFVVFVGPSGCGKSTLLRLIAGLEEVSDGTIELDGRDITEVSPAKRDLAMVFQTYALYPHMSVRKNMSFALDLAGVPKAEVEKKVNEAARILELGPMLERKPKQLSGGQRQRVAIGRAIVRNPKIFLFDEPLSNLDAALRVQMRLELARLHKELQATMIYVTHDQVEAMTLADKVVVLNGGRIEQVGSPLELYHQPANLFVAGFLGTPKMGFLKGKVTALSGLGCEVLLDAGTRIQLPVSGASLDVGSAVTLGIRPEHLNLAQPGECTLQVTADVSERLGSDTFCHVTTASGEALTMRVRGDLASRFGEQLSLHLDADHCHLFDADGVALTRTLRAAA from the coding sequence ATGGCCAACCTGAAAATCAAGAATCTGCAAAAAGGCTTCGAAGGCTTCTCCATCATCAAGGGTATCGACCTTGAAGTGAACGACCGCGAGTTCGTGGTCTTCGTCGGCCCGTCGGGCTGTGGCAAATCCACACTGCTGCGGCTGATCGCCGGCCTGGAAGAGGTCAGCGACGGCACCATCGAACTCGATGGCCGGGACATTACCGAAGTCAGCCCGGCCAAGCGCGACCTGGCCATGGTGTTCCAGACCTACGCCTTGTACCCCCACATGAGCGTGCGCAAGAACATGTCCTTCGCCCTCGACCTGGCCGGCGTGCCCAAGGCCGAGGTGGAAAAGAAGGTCAACGAAGCGGCGCGCATCCTTGAACTGGGACCGATGCTCGAGCGCAAGCCCAAGCAACTGTCCGGTGGCCAGCGCCAGCGCGTGGCGATTGGCCGGGCCATCGTGCGCAACCCGAAGATCTTCCTGTTCGACGAACCCCTGTCCAACCTCGACGCCGCACTTCGGGTGCAGATGCGCCTGGAGCTGGCGCGCCTGCACAAGGAGCTGCAGGCGACCATGATCTACGTGACCCATGACCAGGTCGAGGCCATGACCCTGGCGGACAAGGTGGTTGTACTCAACGGCGGTCGCATCGAGCAGGTCGGCTCGCCGCTGGAGCTCTATCACCAGCCGGCCAACCTGTTTGTCGCCGGCTTTCTCGGCACCCCGAAGATGGGTTTCCTCAAGGGCAAGGTCACGGCGCTCAGCGGCCTGGGCTGCGAAGTGTTGCTGGATGCGGGCACGCGTATCCAGTTGCCCGTCAGCGGGGCCAGCCTGGACGTCGGCAGCGCGGTGACCCTGGGCATCCGCCCGGAACACCTGAACCTGGCACAACCGGGCGAATGCACCTTGCAGGTGACGGCCGACGTCAGCGAGCGGCTGGGCAGCGACACCTTCTGCCACGTCACCACGGCGTCCGGCGAAGCCCTGACCATGCGCGTTCGTGGCGACCTGGCGAGCCGTTTCGGCGAGCAGTTGAGCCTTCATCTGGACGCCGACCACTGCCACCTGTTCGATGCCGATGGCGTGGCGCTGACCCGCACGCTGCGCGCCGCCGCCTGA
- a CDS encoding mannitol dehydrogenase family protein, which yields MKLNRQNLHNLAAHVALPAYPLSDIRQGIAHIGVGGFHRAHQAYYTDALMNTGEGLDWAICGVGLRPEDRRARDDLAGQDYLYTLYELGDTDDTEVRVIGAIADMLLAEDSAQALIDKLADPQIRIVSLTITEGGYCIDDSNGEFMAHLPQIQHDLSHPDHPKTVFGFLCAALAKRRAAGIPAFTLMSCDNLPHNGAVTRKALLAFAALRDADLGQWIDRNVSFPNAMVDRITPMTSVAHRLQLHDEHGIDDAWPVVCEPFVQWVLEDKFVNGRPAWEKVGVQFTDDVSPYEEMKIKLLNGSHLALTYLGFLKGYRFVHETMNDPLFVRYIRAYMDLDVTPQLAPVPGIDLGEYKDTLVERFSNQAIADQLERVCSDGSSKFPKFTVPTINRLIADGAETRRAALVVAAWAVYLKGVDENGATYSIPDPRAAFCQALVADDALVTQRMLEVEEIFGTAIPRSPEFVAAFEWCCNSLREHGVTRTLERVLADAD from the coding sequence ATGAAACTCAACCGTCAAAACCTGCACAACCTCGCTGCGCACGTCGCCCTGCCCGCCTATCCCTTGAGCGATATCCGCCAAGGCATCGCCCACATCGGCGTCGGCGGTTTCCACCGGGCTCATCAGGCGTACTATACCGATGCGCTGATGAACACCGGCGAAGGCCTGGACTGGGCCATCTGTGGCGTAGGCCTGCGGCCCGAAGACCGCCGCGCGCGGGACGACCTGGCCGGCCAGGACTACCTGTACACGCTGTATGAACTGGGTGACACCGACGACACCGAAGTGCGGGTCATCGGCGCCATAGCCGACATGCTGCTGGCCGAAGACAGCGCCCAGGCGCTGATCGACAAGCTCGCCGACCCGCAGATCCGCATCGTCTCGCTGACCATCACCGAGGGTGGCTACTGCATCGACGACAGCAACGGCGAGTTCATGGCCCACCTGCCGCAGATCCAGCACGACCTGAGCCACCCGGACCATCCGAAAACCGTGTTCGGTTTTCTCTGTGCAGCCCTCGCCAAGCGGCGTGCCGCGGGCATCCCGGCATTCACCCTGATGTCCTGCGATAACCTGCCCCACAATGGCGCCGTGACGCGCAAGGCGCTGCTCGCCTTCGCCGCGCTGCGCGATGCCGACCTCGGGCAATGGATCGACCGCAACGTGAGCTTCCCCAACGCCATGGTGGATCGCATCACCCCCATGACCAGCGTGGCCCACCGCCTGCAACTGCACGACGAACACGGGATCGACGACGCCTGGCCGGTGGTCTGCGAACCGTTCGTGCAATGGGTCCTGGAGGACAAGTTCGTCAATGGTCGGCCGGCCTGGGAAAAGGTTGGCGTGCAATTCACCGACGATGTTTCGCCTTACGAGGAGATGAAGATCAAGCTGCTCAATGGCAGCCACCTGGCCCTGACGTACCTGGGCTTTCTCAAGGGCTATCGCTTTGTCCACGAAACCATGAACGATCCGCTGTTCGTGCGTTACATCCGCGCCTACATGGACCTGGACGTGACACCGCAACTGGCACCGGTGCCCGGCATCGACCTGGGCGAGTACAAGGACACCCTGGTGGAGCGTTTCTCCAACCAGGCCATTGCCGACCAGTTGGAACGGGTCTGCTCGGACGGCTCGTCGAAGTTTCCGAAGTTCACCGTTCCCACCATCAACCGCCTGATCGCCGATGGCGCTGAAACCCGCCGCGCGGCGCTGGTGGTTGCGGCCTGGGCCGTGTACCTCAAGGGCGTGGACGAGAACGGCGCGACGTATTCGATCCCGGACCCTCGGGCGGCGTTCTGCCAGGCCCTGGTGGCCGACGATGCGCTGGTGACACAGCGGATGCTGGAGGTGGAAGAAATATTTGGCACCGCGATCCCCCGCTCGCCGGAGTTCGTGGCAGCATTCGAATGGTGCTGCAACAGCTTGCGCGAGCACGGGGTAACACGAACACTTGAACGGGTATTGGCTGACGCAGACTGA
- the xylB gene encoding xylulokinase, protein MANQQLFLGIDCGTQGTKALILDAISGQVLGQGAAAHSMISGANGRREQDTGQWLDAFTQATHQALAAAGVDGQAILGIGVSGQQHGLVLLDDQGQVLRPAKLWCDTETTPENDRLLAHLGGEDGSLERLGVVIAPGYTVSKLLWTRERHPDVFARIARILLPHDFLNHWLTGRHCSEYGDASGTGYFNVRTRQWDVRLLQHIDPSGRLQAALPELIEAHQPVGRILPAIAARLGINPEAVVASGGGDNMMGAIGTGNIQPGVITMSLGSSGTVYAYAREPAVSPQASVATFCSSSGGWLPLICTMNLTNATGAIRELLGLDIEAFNTLVAQAPIGAEGVCMLPFLNGERVPPLPHASASLLGLTTTNLSRANLCRAVVEGTTFGLRYGLDLLRANGLEARSIRLIGGGSKSAVWRQIVADIMDTTVICTEQSEAAALGAAIQAAWCHSGSPQGLDELCERCVKLDPASETRPIAEHVAASQQAYERYRQHVATL, encoded by the coding sequence ATGGCAAACCAACAACTGTTCCTGGGCATCGACTGTGGCACCCAAGGCACCAAGGCGCTGATCCTGGATGCGATCAGCGGCCAGGTACTTGGCCAGGGCGCCGCTGCCCACAGCATGATCAGCGGGGCCAACGGTCGCCGTGAACAAGACACCGGGCAATGGCTCGATGCCTTTACCCAGGCGACTCATCAGGCGCTGGCTGCGGCCGGGGTCGATGGCCAGGCCATCCTCGGCATCGGCGTGTCCGGCCAGCAACACGGCCTGGTCCTGCTTGACGACCAGGGCCAGGTCTTGCGCCCGGCGAAGTTATGGTGCGACACCGAGACGACGCCGGAAAACGATCGGCTCCTGGCGCACCTGGGCGGCGAGGACGGCAGCCTGGAACGCCTCGGCGTGGTCATCGCGCCCGGCTACACGGTGTCCAAGCTGCTCTGGACCCGCGAACGACACCCGGATGTCTTCGCCCGCATCGCCCGCATCCTGCTGCCCCATGACTTCCTCAACCATTGGCTCACCGGCCGCCATTGCAGCGAATACGGCGACGCCTCGGGCACCGGTTATTTCAACGTGCGCACCCGCCAATGGGATGTGCGACTGCTGCAGCACATCGACCCCAGCGGCCGATTGCAGGCGGCCCTGCCGGAACTGATCGAGGCCCACCAGCCCGTCGGCCGCATCCTGCCGGCCATTGCCGCGCGCCTGGGCATCAACCCCGAGGCCGTGGTGGCAAGCGGTGGCGGAGACAATATGATGGGCGCCATCGGCACCGGCAACATCCAGCCAGGCGTGATCACCATGAGCCTCGGCTCTTCCGGCACCGTCTACGCCTACGCCCGGGAACCGGCGGTCAGCCCGCAGGCATCGGTGGCGACGTTCTGTTCATCCAGCGGTGGCTGGCTGCCATTGATCTGCACCATGAACCTGACCAACGCCACCGGTGCGATCCGCGAGCTGCTGGGGCTGGACATCGAGGCTTTCAACACCCTGGTGGCCCAGGCACCCATCGGGGCCGAGGGTGTCTGCATGCTGCCGTTTCTCAACGGCGAACGCGTGCCTCCCCTGCCCCATGCCAGCGCCAGCCTGCTGGGCCTGACGACTACCAACCTGAGCCGGGCCAACCTGTGCCGCGCGGTGGTCGAAGGCACGACGTTCGGCTTGCGCTACGGCCTGGACCTGCTGCGGGCCAACGGCCTCGAGGCCCGCAGCATTCGCCTGATCGGCGGCGGCTCGAAAAGCGCGGTCTGGCGGCAGATCGTCGCCGACATCATGGACACCACCGTCATCTGCACCGAGCAGAGCGAAGCGGCCGCCCTGGGCGCGGCGATCCAGGCCGCCTGGTGCCATTCAGGATCGCCGCAAGGCCTGGACGAGCTGTGCGAGCGTTGCGTCAAGCTCGATCCGGCCAGTGAAACCCGGCCGATCGCCGAGCACGTCGCGGCATCGCAACAGGCCTATGAACGTTACCGACAACACGTCGCAACCCTTTGA
- a CDS encoding carbohydrate kinase family protein produces MFLVCGEALFDVFSEDEAGGPVAQVNFKAIAGGSPFNVAVGLRRLGRESALFGGLSTDYLGRRLRQVLLSEGVSANYLVDFDAPTTLAMVAVGANGSPHYSFRGEGCADRQLTLEHLPALGPEVRGLHFGSFSLVVQPVADALLALAQRESGQRLISLDPNVRLNPQPDIELWRARIGTLVQFADLIKVSDEDLGLLYPERDPGTVIQGWLEHRCQLVFLTRGGQGATVFSRRHGSWSMPAQPVKVADTVGAGDTFQAALLTWLSENELDSAEGLRTLERDQVSAMLQFAMGAAALTCGKTGPDLPYRHQLS; encoded by the coding sequence ATGTTTCTGGTGTGTGGTGAAGCATTGTTTGATGTCTTCAGCGAAGACGAGGCTGGCGGTCCGGTCGCGCAGGTCAATTTCAAGGCCATCGCCGGCGGCTCGCCGTTCAACGTGGCGGTGGGGCTGCGCCGCCTGGGGAGGGAGTCGGCGCTGTTCGGTGGTTTGTCCACCGACTATCTCGGCCGGCGCCTGCGCCAGGTCCTGCTCAGCGAGGGCGTCAGCGCAAACTACCTGGTGGACTTCGATGCACCGACCACCCTTGCGATGGTTGCCGTCGGTGCCAATGGCTCACCCCATTACAGCTTCCGTGGCGAGGGTTGCGCGGATCGTCAACTGACTCTGGAGCATCTACCCGCGCTGGGGCCGGAGGTCCGCGGCCTGCATTTCGGTTCGTTCTCCCTGGTGGTACAACCCGTCGCCGACGCGTTGCTGGCACTGGCGCAACGCGAAAGCGGCCAGCGCCTGATCAGCCTCGATCCGAACGTGCGACTCAACCCGCAGCCGGACATCGAACTCTGGCGTGCCCGGATCGGGACGCTGGTGCAATTTGCCGACCTGATCAAGGTCAGCGACGAAGACCTCGGCCTGCTCTACCCTGAGCGCGATCCAGGCACGGTGATCCAAGGCTGGCTTGAACACCGCTGCCAATTGGTCTTCCTGACCCGGGGTGGCCAGGGCGCAACGGTGTTCAGTCGCCGCCATGGCAGCTGGTCGATGCCCGCCCAACCGGTCAAGGTGGCCGATACCGTGGGCGCAGGGGACACCTTCCAGGCCGCCCTGCTGACCTGGCTGTCGGAGAACGAACTGGATTCGGCCGAAGGCCTGCGGACACTGGAACGGGATCAGGTCAGCGCCATGCTGCAATTCGCCATGGGCGCGGCCGCCCTGACGTGCGGCAAGACAGGTCCGGACCTGCCGTACAGGCACCAGCTGAGCTGA
- a CDS encoding DUF1652 domain-containing protein: protein MFLSALEMRSIIESSLLPKRSQCTLSPDLSMTIKVFDDHVTDRVALLRTDIDANKLTSCRAINDLIADLRTELDHSHVTGNQFHQQHRMTGR, encoded by the coding sequence ATGTTTTTATCTGCCCTCGAAATGCGCAGCATCATTGAAAGCAGCTTGTTACCCAAGCGCTCCCAATGCACCTTGTCACCCGATCTGTCGATGACCATCAAGGTCTTCGATGACCATGTAACCGATCGTGTCGCCTTGCTCAGAACCGATATCGATGCCAACAAGCTCACCAGCTGCCGGGCCATCAACGATCTGATCGCCGACCTGCGTACCGAGCTTGACCACAGTCATGTCACCGGTAATCAATTCCACCAGCAGCATCGAATGACCGGGCGTTAA
- the ilvA gene encoding threonine ammonia-lyase, biosynthetic, giving the protein MTATRHEQTLLEHYVKKILAAPVYELAVRTPLQAAPALSQALGNRILLKREDLQPTFSFKIRGAYNKLVRLTPAQRARGVITASAGNHAQGVALAARELGISACIVMPRSTPGLKVSGVRDRGAEALLHGESFPYALEHALNLARETGREFVSPFDDPDVIAGQGTVAMEILSQHAGALDAIFVPVGGGGLIAGIAAYIKYLRPQVRIIGVESRHSACLQAALAAGERIILPSVGTFADGVAVAQIGVHGFEICRFCVDEVITVGNGQLCAAIKDIYDDTRSITEPSGALAVAGIKQYVARTGIRGQTLVAIDSGANINFDSLGQVAQRAALETA; this is encoded by the coding sequence ATGACCGCGACCCGCCACGAGCAAACGTTACTGGAACACTACGTCAAGAAGATCCTCGCCGCGCCGGTATACGAACTGGCCGTACGCACCCCGCTGCAAGCGGCGCCGGCGCTGTCCCAGGCCCTGGGCAACCGGATCCTGCTCAAGCGCGAAGACCTGCAACCGACGTTCTCATTCAAGATCCGCGGCGCCTACAACAAGCTGGTCCGGTTGACCCCGGCGCAGCGGGCCCGTGGTGTCATCACCGCATCGGCCGGCAATCATGCCCAGGGCGTCGCGCTGGCGGCGCGGGAGCTGGGCATCTCGGCCTGCATCGTGATGCCCAGGAGCACACCCGGGTTGAAGGTGTCGGGCGTACGCGACCGGGGCGCCGAAGCCCTGCTGCACGGGGAGAGTTTTCCGTATGCCCTGGAGCATGCGTTGAACCTGGCCCGTGAGACCGGACGAGAATTCGTTTCTCCTTTCGATGACCCCGATGTGATCGCCGGCCAGGGTACGGTCGCCATGGAAATCCTCAGCCAGCATGCCGGCGCGCTCGATGCGATCTTCGTTCCGGTGGGCGGAGGCGGGCTGATCGCCGGGATTGCCGCCTACATCAAGTACCTGCGCCCACAGGTGCGCATCATCGGTGTCGAGTCCCGACACTCCGCTTGTCTGCAGGCGGCGTTGGCCGCAGGGGAGCGAATCATCCTGCCAAGCGTGGGGACCTTCGCCGATGGCGTGGCGGTGGCGCAGATCGGCGTCCATGGTTTCGAGATCTGCCGCTTCTGCGTGGACGAGGTGATCACGGTCGGCAACGGCCAATTGTGCGCCGCTATAAAGGATATCTACGACGATACCCGCTCGATCACCGAGCCTTCCGGCGCGTTGGCGGTGGCCGGCATCAAGCAGTATGTGGCCCGTACCGGCATCCGGGGCCAGACGCTGGTGGCCATCGACTCCGGTGCCAATATCAACTTCGATAGCCTGGGGCAGGTCGCGCAGCGAGCCGCCCTGGAAACGGCGTGA
- a CDS encoding PQQ-dependent sugar dehydrogenase, translated as MLHKTFIAALCASTVLTFATVATAAQTQSLKSEEGTLEVTTVVRGLEHPWSVAFLPDQRGMLVTERSGNLRLVDAEGRLSAPLGGVPEVWARSQGGLLDVVLSPDFKQDRTVYLSYAEAGEDGKAGTAVGRGQLSQDLTRLENFDVIFRQQPKLSTGHHFGSRLVFDRDGYLFITLGENNQRPTAQDLDKLQGKVVRIYPDGQVPDDNPFVLQKEVRPEIWSYGVRNPQGAALNPWTGTLWENEHGPRGGDELNIIERGKNYGWPLATHGINYSGSPIPEAQGKIVDGALGPHHVWQVSPGLSGMAFYDSDRFKPWQHNVFIGALVSKDLIRLQLEGDKVAHEERLLGELKERIRDVRQGPDGYLYVLTDEDDGALYRVGLK; from the coding sequence ATGTTGCATAAGACATTCATCGCTGCGCTCTGCGCCAGCACTGTCCTGACATTCGCCACCGTGGCCACGGCCGCCCAGACCCAGTCGTTGAAGAGCGAGGAGGGCACCCTGGAGGTGACCACCGTGGTCAGGGGGCTGGAGCATCCCTGGTCCGTGGCGTTCCTCCCGGACCAGCGGGGCATGCTGGTGACGGAGCGGTCCGGCAACCTGCGCCTGGTGGATGCCGAAGGCCGATTATCGGCGCCCCTGGGCGGCGTACCCGAGGTCTGGGCCAGGAGCCAGGGCGGATTGCTGGATGTGGTGCTGTCGCCGGACTTCAAGCAGGATCGTACCGTCTACCTGTCCTATGCCGAGGCCGGTGAGGACGGCAAGGCCGGCACTGCGGTGGGGCGCGGGCAGTTGTCCCAGGACCTGACGCGCCTGGAGAACTTCGATGTGATTTTCCGCCAGCAGCCAAAGCTATCGACGGGACATCACTTCGGTTCGCGCCTGGTGTTCGACCGGGATGGCTATCTGTTCATCACCCTGGGGGAGAACAACCAGCGTCCTACGGCCCAGGACCTGGACAAGCTGCAAGGCAAGGTCGTGCGTATCTACCCGGACGGCCAGGTGCCGGACGATAACCCCTTTGTCCTGCAGAAAGAAGTCCGGCCCGAGATCTGGTCCTACGGTGTACGCAATCCCCAGGGCGCCGCGCTCAATCCCTGGACCGGTACGCTGTGGGAGAACGAGCACGGGCCCAGGGGTGGCGATGAACTGAACATCATAGAGCGTGGCAAGAACTACGGCTGGCCGCTGGCGACCCATGGCATCAACTACTCCGGTTCGCCGATTCCCGAAGCCCAGGGCAAGATCGTCGACGGTGCGCTTGGCCCTCATCATGTATGGCAGGTTTCGCCGGGGCTCAGTGGCATGGCGTTCTACGACAGTGACCGCTTCAAACCCTGGCAGCACAACGTGTTCATCGGCGCCTTGGTGTCCAAGGACCTGATCCGCCTGCAACTGGAGGGGGACAAGGTGGCCCACGAAGAGCGTTTGCTGGGGGAACTCAAGGAGCGCATCCGGGACGTGCGCCAGGGGCCGGACGGTTACCTGTATGTGCTGACGGACGAAGATGACGGTGCGTTGTACAGGGTCGGGCTCAAGTAA